A region from the Desulfitobacterium dehalogenans ATCC 51507 genome encodes:
- a CDS encoding YtoQ family protein: protein MNLIVYLAGEIHTQWREELKEKAAALDLPIEFVGPMQDHDYSDSVGEQVLGTQPNAIFRDETASKINNLRTQILLGKSDLIIALFGENKYRQWNTAMDASTAIALNKPLIIIRPEALHHPLKELSQKANVTVETIDQAIKVLSYIFETKA, encoded by the coding sequence ATGAACCTTATCGTTTACCTGGCTGGTGAAATCCACACACAATGGCGTGAAGAGCTTAAAGAAAAGGCTGCTGCACTTGATTTGCCTATTGAATTTGTAGGTCCCATGCAGGATCATGACTATTCAGATAGTGTCGGTGAGCAAGTTCTCGGAACTCAACCCAATGCTATTTTTCGTGATGAGACCGCTTCAAAGATTAACAACTTAAGAACACAGATTCTCTTAGGAAAATCCGATCTGATTATTGCTCTTTTCGGAGAGAACAAATATCGGCAATGGAATACCGCAATGGATGCCAGTACCGCCATTGCGCTGAATAAACCCCTTATTATTATTCGTCCCGAAGCACTTCACCACCCGTTAAAAGAACTTTCCCAAAAAGCCAACGTAACGGTTGAAACCATCGATCAAGCGATAAAGGTACTTTCCTATATTTTTGAGACAAAAGCCTAA
- a CDS encoding PstS family phosphate ABC transporter substrate-binding protein: protein MKRQFLILIVITAVLLSGCTHQERAVSGHPVPTQEVRPDNVYNTMSETAAQYGITHENYPRIDGSTSTQGIAMAINRAMYRYSENDNRPEDVSKTVPSYKRLIAGEVDLIIVPYASSEVLALAQKSGVELEFYPVAAEALIFITPVENTTDSITGDQVRTIYLDYGIKNWSELGGPDKELIPICRNADSGSQSQLDNLILYDQPMHPNIQKNYVELTMEGMLELVAFYHNGGLNSKPTDSYALGYTLYTYLQNMNEVTGVGSRLKILSFEGVKPTEENIAKGSYSLADGYYAVVRKDLPEGHSARGAIKWLQSDEGAAAVRDRGFIPLK, encoded by the coding sequence ATGAAAAGACAGTTTTTGATCCTTATAGTTATAACAGCTGTGCTTCTGAGCGGTTGCACCCATCAGGAAAGGGCTGTATCTGGTCATCCGGTGCCGACACAGGAAGTGAGACCGGACAATGTCTATAACACCATGAGTGAAACAGCTGCTCAATATGGCATTACCCATGAGAACTACCCCCGCATCGATGGCTCGACTTCCACTCAAGGAATCGCCATGGCTATCAATCGGGCCATGTATCGTTACTCGGAAAACGATAATAGGCCGGAGGATGTCTCAAAGACGGTGCCCTCCTATAAACGCCTAATCGCCGGAGAAGTAGATCTGATTATTGTGCCTTACGCTTCTTCGGAGGTCCTGGCTTTAGCTCAAAAATCCGGAGTGGAATTGGAATTCTACCCTGTGGCTGCGGAAGCCCTCATCTTTATTACACCGGTGGAGAACACTACAGATAGTATCACAGGGGACCAGGTACGAACCATTTATCTTGATTATGGAATAAAAAATTGGTCTGAGCTGGGAGGACCGGATAAGGAATTGATCCCCATTTGTCGGAATGCCGACAGCGGCAGTCAATCTCAGCTGGATAACCTGATTTTATATGATCAGCCTATGCACCCTAATATCCAAAAGAACTATGTTGAGCTGACTATGGAGGGAATGCTCGAATTGGTAGCTTTTTATCATAACGGGGGTTTGAATAGCAAGCCCACCGACAGCTATGCCTTAGGCTATACCTTGTATACCTATCTCCAGAATATGAATGAAGTGACGGGAGTCGGTTCGCGATTGAAAATCCTCTCCTTTGAAGGAGTAAAGCCTACGGAAGAGAATATTGCCAAGGGTTCTTATTCCTTGGCCGACGGGTATTATGCCGTGGTGAGAAAGGATTTGCCTGAAGGACATAGTGCCAGAGGGGCCATAAAATGGCTGCAATCGGATGAAGGAGCCGCCGCTGTAAGGGACCGGGGGTTTATTCCTTTAAAGTGA